GGGCGGGCTATCGTCGCAGATGCGCTTCCGGTTCCGGCTGTCGGCTCTGTGCGCCTAGTGCTACGTGTCGTTGGCGACTTGTCGGCAGCGCGTTCGGAAAGTTAGGTTAGATGGCGGGGCGGGCGTGGGTGGCTGCAGGGTCGGATCGGGTGTGtatgtgagcctgtgtgtgtgcaaccttgtgtggtgtgtgtgtgtgtaaccctgTGTGGTGTgtgcgctgtgtgtgtgtgtttgtgtctgtggtGTCTCCCGGGAGGGAACTCTTCCTCTGGCCCTgctgccctgtgtgctgtgccgTGCAGTGGGAGGGTTGATGTTAGTTACTAATCTTCCTCCCCCAGCCAAGTTCCCTGGTGGATGCCCTGTTCTGTCACTCTGAGATTACAGGGTGAAGACCTCTGGGTTTcaagaacaaacagaaacaatGAACAACTGGGAAATAATGTAGCTTTTGTCTCAGAATATTTACAAAATTCTTTGAGTCTGTTTATGtaactccatttgttttcaaaaagagtttatttggaaggcagcgaGAGACGGAGATGGGTCTGTTACTGGTTACCTCCTTAGGAAGCTCTTCAACAGCCCAGCTGGGCCTTAGCTGAGGCAGGACGtttatccgggtctcccagtgCATAGTAGGTATCCCTGCATTTgggccctcatctgctgcctcacaggcgCATCAGCAAAAAGCTGGGTCATGTACATGGAGCAGGTGGACTCGGACCAGCTTTTCCTGTGGGGTGCCCTGCTGTACCACAGTCCTGCTCCGTGTTATACATTTGGTTGGTCCCCTGTCCACCTTCCGTGAGGAAATGGGTTTGAGAGGTTTGCGTTTCCTAGCCAGGCAATTGAACCCTCACACAGCTGCTGTGCTGAGGGCTGGCAACAGACACAAGGCTCCTGACCTGCTCAGCTGCTACGCCAGCCACGACTCTGGAAGCTGTTGAAGATTGCTCAGATGAACCTATATTACATTATGTTTCCTTGCAGTACAAGTGTATATCTGAGTTGAGGTGGTAATTTCTCAGAATTTGGGGCTTTCTGTAATTGGTCTTTTCtggttttaaagttttattctttTCCTGTCCAATCCTTACAGTATACTTCTGTAAACATGGATATGTTTTAGAACAATCAGAATGAAATCTACTTTCATGTCTATCCGTGTGACACCGTAACTTCTGTTTTTGGTGGTACATACTGGTTTCTGAGTAATATAAAGTAAATATAGAGGAACAGGCCTTTATAGAGATTAAGACACCTGAGTCTATTTCCATTCCAGACTCCACCTTCTTGCTAGTGCAGACGGTGGAAGGCATTGGTGATGGCTTGTGAATGGAAAACATCTGGCTCATCAGGCCTTAAAATCTTTTAGCCTGGCTCTGCCAAGGTGACTGCAGCCGACACTGGAAATTCAGTACTTCTGTAACCGGCTCGTTTTTTTAAGTTGGTTTTGTACGGCTTGTGACTGGTGTTTTAGTATCCAAGTGGCCTTTGGCAGAAAAAAGGTTCCTGCTGCATTTTTGAGCATTTGGTCCCAACCAGAGGATGGGAACTAACTTCTCCACCACCTCCTGCtttttcagcctttcaaatgaataaagaaatggaCTACCCACAGAAAATAGTGTTGGATTTCAGCATTGTTGTGTAGCAGGAACAGGGAGAGGAATAAGGATTAGATCTATTGCCAGTTGCTTAAACTTTTGTTAGAAATACCTCCTTTTACAGTAACGACCTGCTGTCTTTTGCCAGAGAAGATCAGGGATAAGACCTGTGCTTTTCTTACTTTGATCTGATGCTCTGctgaaatttataaaacaatgtCAATTTCTTACTTGAACCATACCTTCACTTGCATGAACCCATGGTTGATCTCTTATACATGTTAATGTAAGTCCTTCCTTTATAAGTAATCCCAttgagtgtttttgtttttttttgaacaGGCAACCATGGATCAGGTAATGCAATTTGTTGAACCCAGTCGGCAGTTTGTAAAGGACTCAATTCGGCTGGTTAAAAGATGTACCAAACCTGATAGAAAAGGTAACAGCTTTAGTGTGAGAAAAAAAGTAACTAGTATTTTTTAAGCCTTTGATTTTGTTAACATCTAATAGACTAATAGCCATTATGTTAATGTTGGCAGTACTTTAATTAATTTTGGCCTTATTGTATTTTTGCAAAGATAACTTCTTCCTAAAATTTTCATGCTCTTAGTATCAGTTTTATGCATTTTCAGGTGATACTGGATTGGTATTTCCATATTTCCACTTTGGAAAAGTCTTTGGAGGACTCTTTGCCCTGACCCTATCCCAATGAACCAAATTTTAACATGAAACTAAAACAGTAATTGTTGGCAGGCTGTAAAgcttattttaatgtgttttgatTCATATGTGTAAAAGTATAACAGAATTTGTTACTCTTGGACTAGGAACTGGGTTAATAATGCAGCCTATAGTAAAATATATCTGTGAAATGTGATATGTAAACAAATAGATGTAACACAGGGAATGGTCCTTGTGGAAGTTCGTAATCCTCAGGGAAGTCTTGTAAATAACGCGCAGTAATTCTAATTGTTCTGTGGTAACTGTTGGAGAAGGCAACCAGAAGGGTTTGAGCCTGTGGCAGAAAGACCAGCAAGGCCAGGTCAAGGACTGAAGCCCTGATGCAAAAGTGCTGAGCCTAATTTCATTTCTCTAGGCTGTGGTTTGGGAGCCTCGTAATATCAAGACACTAGACATTTTATAATATTCTAGGAAGTTGTGTTTCTGCTTTAGTAATTGATGATGTTATGATAAAAACTGTATCACTTtagatttctttttgtaaaaaaaaaaaggataaatacaTGTTTCTCCCAtccattatgtatttatttgtttgatattCTGGCTATTTGCTAAAAAGAGTAAATATTTTCACTGCTTATGGATGAATTTAGTAGGTCAGtgtatatttttatatctgtTTCCTTAAATATCAAGAAATAATGGGAATTTAAAAACCTGTCAGATGAGCCTATACTTTCAGTGACAGTGCAAAAATTGATttggattttgtgtttttaaatacaGAATTCCAGAAGATTGCCATGGCAACAGCAATAGGATTTGCTATAATGGGATTCATTGGCTTCTTTGTGAAATTGATCCATATCCCTATTAATAACATCATTGTGTAAGTAAATGTAGTGAAACAGACTGTGTCTCACAGTGGGTAAAGGTGCAGCCATTGAAGTTGACAGTTACCGTGTCATTTCATAGACAGGGAAATGCTGCTTTTTGCTATGGTTGGAGTCTTATTTCCTTGGGTAATCACCTGCATTGCTGTTGGTTTAGCTTCCAGAACAGCACATGAGCTTCTCTTTGCCTTGCTTTGGGACGTGAGTAACTTTCCCACTTTGTTCAGCTTTTGCTCAGCACTGCCTCGATCCAGACTTACGTAGGTGCCCACAGGGCAGTCTTCCACAGGACAGTACGAGTTGTGGGGCACGTGTGTTCTGTCATCTGTCTGCCATATCCTTCCCTCCTCTGGAGATGTGCTGAAGCTCTGCCTGAGTGCTCGGGTTCTCGCCTCTTTCTAACGGTGACGTGGCAGGAGCAGTAACTGCTGGCATCCTGGAAAGCTTAGCATGTTCCAGGCCTCGTCCTGCATTTAGCACACCCCACCAGTCCTCAGGAGGTGCCTGAGGCATGGGGGCTGTATCTTGCTCGAGATGCCAGGCTGGTGGGAGGCACAGCAGCACAGGAACCCTTAGGAGGTGTTTATTTACTCCTAACCTTTTTTGTTTAAGGagtttaaaatctgcctttagatATGTCTTAATGTGAAGGCCAAACAAAATATTGTGTGAGAAAGCTACATGGCAAGCCATGGTAGCTGTaaaactaaaaatgttttttatttttcttttttgttaacttATATCACTGGTTAAATCTTGGTGAGATGGTGATTAGGGAACTACAACTGCAGGCTTCTCTTTGTTATATTGAatcattacaatttttttcttacaaaggtCTTTTATCTTTATATTTAATAGCATTCAGAGTTAATATCCGGTATAATTTGGAGGATTCGTGTATATATGTTCTGGTGTTGTAGTCATAACAATACAGCTCATTCATTggttctaatttattttttgagtCAGTTACAGACTgtctgccatctgttggttcactccccagtggttgcAGTACTGATagctgagtcagactgaagccaggagctgcagcccagtctcctgcatgggtggcattgggccattttctgctgatttccccagacagctagatgggaagtggagcagctgggacttgaagtggcaggcatatgggatgctgtttttCTTGAGCAGTGGGCTGTGCCACCTTGCCAGCCTCTAGCAGTATAATTTAATAACACAGCACCGAATATACCAACATTACAGAATAAAACCTGGCATATAATTTTTATCTAGTGATgaagttgtttttatttactgtCAAAGTCTATACTGTGTATTGAACTGTATAAgcctttatgtttttaaaacgTAAGTTCTTCTGAGCTGTGTGTTTTTCATGATGTTAAACCAGGACACACTTTCAATGTTTGTTTTCAACACATGTATTGACTAATGAAGACTTTAGAAATCATTCCTACTGTGTAATTCATATCTTTGGTTGTTAAATGATATTGCGCTGGAATATTCCAGGTTGACATTTCTGGAATGAGCAGTGATTTTACAGTACACTGTCCAGGAACCACTCACCCCCAAGGACCTTCTCGGTTCCCAGCGATTCAAGTGCAATGTGCTTTTGGGCTGTCTTGGAATAAAGTTAGGTTGGCTGTCAAAAAGCTGCTCTTGATTTCACCAAATTATAGCATATTGCCTTGAAAGTTGTTATTGCATACATGCTTAGAAATAACCATTTCTTTGTTTTGCAGTGGTGGCTGATACCTTTTGGAAGACTCTTTCATCTTGGGGATTGATGAACAAATGACCTGAGAAACTCATGGAGTAAAAATtgcctgcattttgtgttttttttttttttcccaatatttttttccaagagtttttttttatttctaaatttaaacaatttcaaaataaaaaaaaaaattcccatgaCAGATATCAAGCAAATTGTCAAATTTTAGTAATAGAAGCTGATGGTGAGAAGTTATCTGGACCGTTAGGGAATTATAGTCTTTGCTGCTAGAATGTCTGGCCTTGATGGGGACAGCTACTGTGTATTAGGGTATAGTGTTGCTGAAGGTTGGGGAGCTGTGACAGCTTGTTAAAGTAAGGCAGCAATGAAGtttatcatattttttttctaagatgttattttgtccatttgaaagacagagttataggctggaggggagagagagataggatgGCAGGGGCGAGGAgagtccttccatctgctggtcacaaATGACTgtgatgactggagctgggccaggttaaagccaggagtctctttgggGTCTTCCATATGCATGCagggggccaagtgcttgggctgtccttcattgctgtctcaggcacatgagcaggaagctggctcagaagtggagcagccaggacttgatctagTATCCActttgcaggtgaagggttaacctactgtgctacagtgctggcccctgaagCTTGCCACGTTGAGTCTTCATTCATGAAACATTTCTGTATGGCCTGTAGTGCTGTTGAACAGCAGAACTATGTTTTTAGAATTGGAGTCAGTCCTCCCGAGCCCTGTCACTGCTTCATTGACTTAGGTCATACTGTGTGCACAAGAAATTTGCCAGGTGGAGACTCTTGTCTCAAGGAAGTGCTTGCTTTCAACCCTTTCAAGCTTTGTGAGATTGTGTGAGTTCAGCCACAGCTTCAAGGTTCACCTCTAATTGTATTCCTCTTGTTTCTACTACATTGAAGAAGGATGTGTTAGCAGGCCTGACGACATGGACCTGATTGGATAGTTTCATCATGGTTCTTAAGTGATCGGATGCGTTGTCAGGGCAggtggagtgttttttttttcctggacagTAGCCCTACATAGTGGGTCTCGGTTGTGTATGAGCCCAGCTGTAAGCAGACATTCCATCATCCAGGCTGTCAAGTAAGgacagggaagggggagggacagagggttGCAAAAGGCCTGCAGGGTTCTTGTGTTTGTGCTCCTCACCAGGGGAAGGTGGACAGCACATTCTGCTTTGCCTAGAAGGAAGGGATTAGGGTGAATAAAACTATACAGTGAACTTTGTGTAAATGTGTAGGGTTTTTTCCCCCTGGACAAAAGATAAATGTTGAGAAACACTGGGCCGTgtctagcaaagcagtagagCTAACCAGAACTAGAAGCACAGGGGGTACCCAGGGAACTCAGTGTCGTCTTGGCCTgtggtttgggaaggcagcacTGGGAGGAATGGGAGAGGTGATGGATCTGGTAGGAGCAGTGGGAGTGGGCAGAGGACGGCGCTTCCATCCTGCACCAGGCAGGGGTGCTTAGCCGGGACCTTCATCATCTCATTGCAAGGAGTGATCTGGAGGGAACACCAGGAGTGGCTCTGCCTCCCTGTGGCTGCTGGCCAAGTACTGCAGTGTTCCTAAGCCAGCAGCAGCCACCCTTCTCAGCATTGCACAGAGCTTGTATGCGTTCACGCACTCCCAGGTTGGGAAatgtccctcatgggtggcaagcCTGGGGTAACGGTGGGACACGGGCGTCTTTGTGGGGTGGACGGTTGTTATGGACATCATTTTATTAGAAGGCCTATTGGAATATTCATTCCACCAGGGCTGAAGGCTGATTTCCAAACAAGAGtgcccggcacatgcaaggtgccGAGAAATGGTTACTGAGTGAACTCACTGGCTACTGTATTATGATGTGCCTAAAGTCCTTCACCTGTTCCAGAAAGTGATGGTGAAAATGTCTCCCAGAATTTCCAACTGGTCTGTGTAGTGGTGTGGGTGCCCCACTGTGAGTGGGCGTGGGCAGGTCTGAGTACAGGTGTGGTTTGTGAATTGTTGTGAGCACACCTGTACTGAAACATTCCACAGTTCAGGGAATTATTGATGATGCTACTCAGATGACATAAAGGGTCCCATGTagtatttagaaataaatattttagccaAAAAATTTCTATTATCGTAGCAGTATTTTACTGGTAGCCTGAAGATTGTAAGGATCCAGGATCTAAATGAATTCAATCATGAATGGAAATGATGATATCGTGGGACACATTAAAAAAACCATTTATTAAATCATTTGGAAGGTGAGAGACTGATGGCTGTTCCATCTGTTGTTGGCACAAATGCCAGCCATAGCCAGCGTGTTCCACAGAGCTGTTTGGAGCCCATCTCCGTTTTTGTTCTTCCCGAGTTTCTGTGAGCTTCCAGTTTTCTGACAATAGatctctgctggagccagcaCAAGTAAGTGAAGAGCCCTGTTGGGCAGCTGGGCAGTGGGTGTTCCCCAGGCATGGCTCTAGTTTATGCCTGTACTAGTACTGCAGTCCCTGTTGTCACAGTGAGCTGTTGTGCCTGGTGACATGAGCCACACACATTCTTGGAGTGACTCAAGGGCTTCTTGGCTGTATCCTGAGGAATCACAGGGCTGGGATGGGTGCgtgccctgtgtgccctgtgCCATGACTGAATGTTCTCTCAGGCCTGGTGCTTTTCTGGGTCTGTCTTAGGTGTCACCCACTGTTGTCAGATTTTTATGTCGTAATTTCAACTAGTGTTATCGCCCCCACAACTCTGAATGCCCATTTTagacacacttctttttttttttttttttttaaagatttattcattttattacagccagatatacatagaggaggagagacagagaggaagatcttccatccgatgattcactccccaagtgagccacaatgggccggtgcgcgccaatctgatgccgggaacctggaacctcttccgggtctcccacctgggtgcagtgtcccaatgcattgggccgtcctcaactgctttcccaggccacaagcagggagctggatgggaagtggagctgtcgggattagaaccggcgcccatatggaatcccggggctttcaaggcgaggactttagcctctagaccacgccgccgggccctagacacACTTCTTGTTCCCAATGGGCAAAATTCTTGGATTAAGGCCTGGGGTGACTGGGAAAACCCTCCCCATGATTGCGTGAGAGGCAGGTCCTAGGTTACACACAGTGCGCTACTGAAGGCCACCCACCACTCTGGGGAAGCACCTGCTTGGGGTGGCTACTTTAGGGCCCTGGTGTTTCTGTAAGGCCTTGACTGCTGGTCACCCTGTCCATGCACAGCTTGACCGGTTGGAGAATCTGATTTACAGAGTGGTaccttccagctgctgcagttcaTGGAACTTATGTGATATGATCCCTTAGTCTGTAGTCGCAGTAGACAGATAGGGGTCGATgctttggctcagtggctaatcctccacttccaagcacggtctcccatatgggtgctggttcccagcttcttgcctctggcctggaaatgcagtggaggaGACCCAAGTCCTTGCACCTGTATggtgcaagctcctggctcctagcttctggttgctcagctccagctgttgtgaccatttggggagtgaacaagcagatggaggatttttctgtttcctttttctgtaaatcttcctcttCAATAAAAGACATATTTGGATGTTTTTGGTTCTTGCGTCAAAGGCAGTGGCCCTGGGAACATGTTACAATGTTTACACGTtacagtactgtttagtctttgAAGCACCACGGATGCCTGAGGGAAGCCCCCTCCTGTTGCCAGGCCCTCCAGGTATGCATTTGGGGACCCCTGTACCTCCTGTCAGCTGGCAGGACCGGCTCTTTGATGAGAATGCATACCATGTactgttttatgagaaatacCTTGAGACTTCAAAAGTGTGTAGGATAGAATTTGTGTCAGCTGTTTTGAAAGCTCCGTGGTTTCCCTTAATTTGAGACCCTTTCCACTCATTTGAGACCCACCATGAATGCCGTGGCTCCAAGATCTGTGCCTGAGAAgcctgtggccatttaggggaagTAGTGTTGTCTTCTTGTTGCTGTGCCTATGCCACGTCAAGGAGCTGGAATAATGATCTTTGGTTTTCCTGAAAGTCCCTTTGATACTCAGATCTTATTTATGCTCAAAGTTTAGATTTTTGTGCTATGTTCTGAATATGATTTTGTTCAAGGGAGGAGATGACCACTTTTCATGGTGTGGTGTACAGTGTAATTTAATCAAGTTGAAGTTTCAGGAGGTACTGTGtgggtttctgtgtgtgttcacTGTGGAGCTGTTGTTCATGGCTAAGTTAGAGTTCTTAATATATGCTGTGACACTGACTGATGAAGGCAGGAAAATGTGTGAAGTCCTTAGTGTCTGGTGGTCAGTGGGACATGAACAGAGCAGGGTTCGATGAGCCGAGACGGGTTGGTGTTGCCCTGGACAAGCAGTAACTCTTCTGTAACCTTTGAAGCACATCACTGAAGAGCCATCTGAACTCATTTGTGCAGTGTTTTCTCAAAATAATATACATGTTTCCATAGATCTGAGGGTTCTGAAGGTCTCCGCAGAGCGTGCAGACACTGGTTGGGCTTCACATCACGTGACCGTTCCTTGGTCTAAAGGAAACAGCATCCCACAGTCTTCGCTGATAGGGGCCGTTACCTAGGTGATGATTCCTTGCAGGCACTATGTCAGAAGATCTATTTTAAGACCAATAGCTTTATGCCAAAGCAcagacagaaagcaggttttCCCTAACCTCTTATTTCATGCATCAACAATCACGGCCCTTGATTTAAACAATACATGTGCTTTATTTCTACAAAAGCAAAGAATGGGAGATATAGAGAAGGACCCGGCTGCTCGTTCTGTGTCGACATTGCTGGAGCACAGCTGAGCATGCTCGGTGTTTGGCACAGTCCCGAATTACTGTTCAGGTACCCTGACATATCTTCTGGAAAGTTCTTCTGATGTGCGTGGAAATGCCTCCTTATCTTGATATTGAAAACATAAAAGTTACTGTGCTGTTATGTGAAATGCGCTTTCTCATGTCTGCAGTGGTGTAGGAGtatcttcctgtttttctacaGCCCACAGTTGGGATTTGTGATAGGTCAAAAGTTATCTTTGTGATGACTATAGCTCGAGCCCTGTTTGGTGCTAATTCAGAGTGCTATGGTTGGTTTTAAAATGCCAGATTTAAAAGGCCCCAGGTGAAGAACTGAATTAATTTGAACGTGAAGAGTTGTGTCTTCCAGTCAGAACTGTAGAGATTGTTTTCTTTAGAAATTCCACCTCCTAAAACCCAGACATGGCGCACATATTGAAAAGCTACCTTGAAGTCACTGAATCTTCTGGAAGCTAGTGAAGAAAGATAAAATGATTAATTGTATGCATTTTAGCCCAAGAAAGAGCTGGTCTCCAGATACCAGTAAAGCGTCTGAGTTTTagaatcaatttttaaaacattaaaaatgcttgaataaattaaaatttgaaaaaatgtggTCACAACAACTTAAATGTGCCCTTATTTGTTTTAGAGATCTGCCCTCCAAAGCAGGGGACCATTTATGCATCAGTGTCCAGCATTCCCCCATGGCCTCTTTTAGGGGCCTGTTAAGTTACTGGTCATTACTCAGTGACTTAGCTCACAGAGCAGCCCCAAATTGGGTTGTCCTCACGTGTTCCATCTCTCAGCTGTATTCAGCCCCTGAACCATCTAAGGACGCTTCTCTCCAGGTAGTCATTGTTGAAGTACAAGTGGTGGTTCTCTTGGCCTAGATCTGGGAGTCCCTGAACATCATACTGTGTGTAAGGAACCCAGGCAGGGTAGCTGGCATAGCCTTCATCCCGAAtgtttagtttgtgtgtgtgacaaGAACCTTGCAAGTCCTCTTTTGAAGATGTGGTGGCATTTCCAGTTAAAACATTACCTGTGATGTCAGATCTAgtgtgtgccagttcatatcccagctgctgatTTCTGACCCAGCCTGGGAAAGAAAGCACTTATGACTCCCATGTGCAGTATGATCTTTTAGGTTCAATTAACCTTAATTTGTTATCCAGAACCCAGGTCTCAAAAATTTCATGTGTTATTCTCCTATAACCATATTGCCTATGTTATTATTTACAGTTAAATCAACATCACACTTACATCATTACGAAAGCCGGCACTTAAGCTGTGTCTTTAGCATTTCCTTTACTGTAACCTTTTAAGTAGATGCTTGGCATTAGTACCCCTCACCTCTTACTTACTGATTAATGCACTAAGTGATTACCCCAGCTACgtatttctacatatttttttcatcCAATGTATTTCAGGATATGTTGTCTGCAGTGATTTCTGTGTATTAAtgttctatatatatttttttctggtagattcctgtatttgtttctttgttgcaCAGTGGATCACCACAAATATGGAACATTGCATATCTGTCCCTGCAGTCCTGCTGGGGAGGGCACAGTCCCAGCCAGAGTCAGGGACCCTTGATGGTGCAGGTAGGCTGCGTCATTTCCTGGAGTTCAGCATCCTCTTCCATGCACCTGGGTGATTGGCCACATTCAGCAGCATTCCTGAGGCAAGCTGCCTGCaggcagccacacacacactgacgGTGTGTCCAGTATGTGCACACTCACAGGTACCCTCACAGCATAACGGACACAGCTTGCCCTGGAGTCTTCCCATGTCCTTCACCATCCCTCCTCTGTCCCCTCAAACCACCTTGCATCTAAGACACTTTATTGGTGCAAGAGTAGGACAGTTATCAAAACTCCAAGGGAAAGGAACCAGGCCGTGCCCGGAAGAGCCTCGCTCTTGTGGTGTTAGAGGTGAGTGCCACACGTGGTCTCCTCATGTATTAGAGGTGAGGTGCCACACGTGGTCTCCTCATGGTATTAGAGGTGAGGTGCCACACGTGGTCTCCTCATGTATTAGAGGTGAGGTGCCACACGTGGTCTCCTCATGTATTAGAGGTGAGGTGCCACACGTGGTCTCCTCATGTATTAGAGGTGAGGTGCCACACGTGGTCTCCTCATGGTATTAGAGGTGAGGTGCCACACGTGGTCTCCTCATGGTATTAGAGGTGAGGTGCCACACGTGGTCTCCTCATGGTATTAGAGGTGAGGTGCCACACGTGGTCTCCTCATGGTATTAGAGGTGAGGTGCCACACATAGACTCCTTGTGGTGTTACAGGTGAGGTGCCACATATTCTCTTTTGCAAGTTTTCTGGCATGAGACAAGGATtcaatatcatttttcttttctcctttatttttttacttacttgaaagactgaGTGGCAGGGAGGTAAGAGGGGCAGAGGTCTTTCAATAGTTGCATGTGATTTCCTAACTGGCTGCAAGAGCTAGGATGGAGCCAGGATGAACCAGGAGTCAATGAATCCatgcatctgtttttttttttttttttt
The sequence above is a segment of the Ochotona princeps isolate mOchPri1 chromosome 20, mOchPri1.hap1, whole genome shotgun sequence genome. Coding sequences within it:
- the SEC61G gene encoding protein transport protein Sec61 subunit gamma, with amino-acid sequence MDQVMQFVEPSRQFVKDSIRLVKRCTKPDRKEFQKIAMATAIGFAIMGFIGFFVKLIHIPINNIIVGG